A DNA window from Solirubrobacterales bacterium contains the following coding sequences:
- the smpB gene encoding SsrA-binding protein SmpB, whose product MAGKKKKVDAGDIATNREARFRFELSDPVEAGMVLLGSEVKSMREGGVMMKDAYASIEDGEVWLRNLHIAPYKFAGDQNHEPERPRKLLLNRREIDRIVGKLAERGFSLIPTRIYFANGRAKVELALGRGKDVGDKRQTIKDREMKREIDRAGADYRRGR is encoded by the coding sequence ATGGCAGGCAAGAAGAAAAAGGTTGACGCCGGCGACATCGCAACAAATCGCGAGGCCCGCTTTCGTTTCGAGCTCTCCGATCCAGTCGAGGCCGGCATGGTGCTGCTCGGCAGCGAGGTCAAGTCGATGCGCGAAGGCGGCGTGATGATGAAGGACGCCTACGCGTCGATCGAAGACGGCGAAGTCTGGCTGCGCAACCTGCACATCGCGCCCTACAAGTTCGCCGGAGACCAGAACCACGAGCCCGAGCGCCCGCGCAAGCTTCTGCTCAACCGCCGAGAGATCGACCGCATCGTCGGCAAGCTCGCCGAGCGCGGATTCTCTCTCATCCCGACGCGCATCTACTTCGCCAATGGTCGCGCAAAGGTTGAGTTGGCGCTCGGCCGGGGCAAAGACGTCGGCGACAAACGTCAGACGATCAAAGACCGCGAGATGAAGCGTGAAATTGACCGCGCCGGAGCTGATTACCGACGCGGCCGTTGA
- a CDS encoding RNB domain-containing ribonuclease, translating into MSAAFGSFHGPIAAVLVPKGRALVAAPLFDRGPKIQLKSEGKRGRPLKAGELVIVEPAGMARGKERGRQVTTPVARIVRRIGLADNARDVTEALMIEYGLERKFPGKVENYARESAERSDEFARRDLKDLATFTMDPHGAKDFDDAISAERVGDRVRIWVHIADVSAFVRPGDPVDVEARRRATSVYVPNMVEPMLPEALSNNACSLVPGEERRAVTAEMLFDDAECVEASFYRSLIRSDVRLVYEQVDAIFAGELEPEDPWAEPLSLARSVSAALQADREKRRALEVESSEPSFEFDKTGAPTEIHAEHQTESHRVIEHLMIAANEAVARFLQDKHLPALFRVHPKPEVTAVEHVAAQLDSLGVALPPIPADFTEQQAEGIVGEISAAVARHVRTTGKGRAALTSLVLRSLKQASYSPKNLGHSGLRSANYCHFTSPIRRYPDLVVHRALLSGLGVDSTAGGVEDLQAEAEWTSAREREAMKIERKADDIVRAFLLERILKEAGWTQPGGTGAYNPSSKRPSQNRNRSPKFAQREEKRESAADGPVFEGEIIGLIGGGMFVQFGPEFAFEGFVPLREIKERRGGYWNLNEFQTALVDENSGFALSLGDSIDVSVLDLQTARARVDLLPVNL; encoded by the coding sequence GTGAGCGCCGCGTTCGGCAGCTTCCACGGGCCGATCGCGGCGGTACTCGTGCCCAAGGGGCGCGCGCTCGTTGCCGCTCCGCTGTTTGATCGCGGCCCGAAGATCCAACTCAAGTCCGAGGGCAAGCGGGGCAGGCCGTTGAAGGCGGGCGAGCTTGTGATCGTCGAACCGGCCGGGATGGCGCGCGGCAAGGAGCGCGGCCGTCAGGTCACTACGCCGGTGGCGCGAATCGTGCGGCGGATCGGACTCGCTGACAACGCGCGCGACGTGACCGAGGCGTTGATGATCGAGTACGGACTCGAACGGAAGTTTCCCGGCAAGGTCGAGAACTACGCGCGCGAATCCGCCGAGCGGTCCGATGAATTCGCCCGACGCGACCTCAAAGATCTCGCCACCTTCACGATGGACCCGCACGGCGCGAAGGACTTCGACGACGCAATCTCTGCCGAGCGCGTCGGGGACCGCGTGCGCATCTGGGTGCACATCGCCGATGTCTCGGCGTTCGTGCGCCCGGGCGACCCCGTGGACGTAGAAGCGCGCCGACGCGCGACAAGCGTCTACGTACCGAACATGGTCGAACCGATGCTTCCAGAAGCGCTGTCCAACAACGCCTGCTCACTCGTGCCTGGCGAAGAGAGGCGCGCCGTGACGGCCGAAATGCTCTTCGATGACGCCGAGTGCGTGGAGGCGTCGTTCTATCGCTCTCTGATCCGCTCAGACGTTCGACTGGTCTATGAACAGGTCGACGCGATCTTTGCCGGAGAGCTCGAGCCGGAGGACCCGTGGGCAGAGCCGCTCTCGCTCGCTCGCTCCGTCAGCGCAGCTCTTCAGGCCGATCGCGAGAAGCGCAGGGCCCTTGAGGTCGAATCGAGCGAACCGAGCTTCGAGTTCGACAAGACCGGCGCCCCAACCGAGATCCACGCCGAGCATCAGACCGAGTCGCACCGCGTGATCGAGCACCTGATGATTGCCGCGAACGAGGCCGTCGCGCGCTTTCTTCAGGACAAACATCTTCCGGCGCTCTTCCGCGTGCACCCCAAGCCCGAAGTCACCGCCGTGGAGCACGTCGCGGCGCAGCTCGATTCGCTCGGCGTGGCGCTTCCGCCCATTCCCGCGGACTTCACCGAGCAACAGGCCGAGGGGATCGTGGGCGAGATCAGCGCCGCAGTTGCCAGGCACGTGCGCACCACCGGCAAGGGTCGCGCCGCGCTCACCTCACTGGTTCTCCGCTCGCTCAAGCAGGCCTCGTACTCGCCGAAGAACCTCGGCCATTCGGGACTGCGCTCAGCCAACTACTGCCACTTCACGTCCCCGATTCGCCGCTACCCGGACCTCGTCGTCCACCGCGCGCTGCTCTCGGGCCTTGGCGTGGACAGCACCGCAGGCGGCGTTGAGGACCTTCAGGCTGAGGCCGAGTGGACCAGCGCGCGCGAACGCGAAGCGATGAAGATCGAGCGCAAGGCCGACGACATCGTCCGCGCATTTCTGCTGGAGCGCATACTCAAAGAAGCAGGCTGGACCCAACCCGGAGGCACCGGCGCCTACAACCCCAGCAGCAAGCGGCCCTCGCAGAATCGCAACCGCTCTCCGAAGTTCGCCCAGCGCGAAGAGAAGCGCGAGAGCGCTGCAGACGGCCCCGTGTTCGAGGGCGAGATCATCGGCCTGATCGGCGGTGGCATGTTCGTGCAGTTCGGCCCGGAGTTCGCGTTTGAAGGCTTCGTGCCACTGCGTGAGATCAAGGAGCGACGCGGCGGCTACTGGAATCTCAATGAGTTTCAGACGGCTCTGGTGGACGAAAACAGCGGCTTCGCACTGTCGCTTGGAGACTCGATCGACGTCTCCGTACTTGACTTGCAAACGGCCCGCGCGCGCGTGGACCTGCTACCTGTGAACCTCTGA